Proteins encoded by one window of Methanocalculus alkaliphilus:
- a CDS encoding hydrogenase subunit MbhD domain-containing protein, with protein sequence MIWELDFALLLFMICCAIAAITVRDLLHAAIILAAYSLIMTALWAEMNAVDVAFTEAAVGAGITTVLFIAAISRTRRRSSD encoded by the coding sequence ATGATCTGGGAACTTGACTTTGCCCTCCTCCTCTTTATGATCTGCTGCGCCATTGCGGCGATCACCGTCCGGGATCTCCTCCATGCAGCGATCATCCTCGCGGCATACTCACTGATCATGACCGCACTCTGGGCGGAGATGAATGCGGTCGATGTTGCATTCACCGAAGCAGCAGTTGGGGCAGGAATAACGACTGTCCTCTTCATCGCGGCAATATCACGGACCAGAAGGAGGTCATCAGATTGA
- a CDS encoding monovalent cation/H+ antiporter subunit D family protein: MSIIHHLPILLIIGPILASLLILAAGWYDRKLCYPIMLLSITGQFVASLVMLRQVIEDGTIRYYLGGWAPPLGIELVIDSFSGFVLSTIMLLALLAIVYARRSVEAEIPADKTVSFYVLLQLLLIGLVGMTITGDVFNLYVFLEISSIAAYTLIAGTRSSRSYVAGFNYLVMGSIAAGFILLGIGYLYVATGTLNMGEIAMLLPAVYELSTVHAAFLFLMIGFSIKAAFFPLHLWLPDAYTESPSAVTVIISTVMAKVSVYAMIRILFTIFTTAYIIESFPVTGFILLIATIAIVAGAILAIAQNDLKRMLAYSSISQIGYIMFAVGVANQIALEGGLLHILGHAMMKGCLFMVAGLIIYRMGTSNMLELRGVAQTMPISCAAFALAGASMIGIPPTIGFMSKYYLVLGAFEAGHWLYAAVLLIGSLLAVGYIWRFIEIAYFGDHHHHKGEETAGSEGPASMIAPMVCLALLCLLLGIFVEIPMEIIGPAAAILLGGA; this comes from the coding sequence ATGAGTATCATCCACCATCTCCCGATCCTTCTGATCATCGGCCCGATTCTTGCATCACTCCTCATCCTTGCAGCAGGATGGTATGACCGGAAGCTCTGCTATCCGATCATGCTCCTCTCGATCACCGGCCAGTTCGTTGCCTCGCTTGTCATGCTCCGACAGGTGATAGAGGACGGAACCATCCGCTATTATCTCGGGGGCTGGGCTCCGCCGCTTGGTATTGAGCTTGTCATCGACAGCTTCAGCGGATTTGTCCTCTCCACCATTATGCTGCTTGCACTCCTCGCGATCGTCTATGCACGAAGGAGTGTCGAGGCAGAGATCCCGGCAGATAAAACGGTATCATTCTATGTGCTGCTCCAGCTCCTCCTCATCGGTCTCGTCGGAATGACGATCACCGGGGATGTCTTTAACCTCTATGTCTTCCTTGAGATCTCCTCGATTGCGGCATATACCCTGATCGCAGGGACACGCAGCAGCCGGTCATATGTCGCAGGCTTCAACTACCTCGTCATGGGATCGATCGCGGCAGGGTTCATCCTCCTCGGCATCGGCTATCTCTATGTCGCCACCGGGACGCTGAACATGGGAGAGATTGCGATGCTCCTCCCGGCAGTCTATGAGCTCTCAACGGTCCATGCGGCATTTCTCTTCCTGATGATAGGATTCTCCATCAAGGCAGCCTTCTTCCCGCTCCACCTCTGGCTCCCTGATGCATATACCGAGTCACCATCCGCAGTGACGGTGATCATCTCAACCGTGATGGCGAAGGTGAGTGTCTATGCGATGATCAGGATCCTCTTTACGATCTTTACAACAGCCTATATCATCGAGAGCTTCCCGGTGACGGGGTTCATCCTCCTGATTGCAACAATTGCAATCGTCGCCGGGGCCATCCTTGCAATTGCACAGAATGATCTCAAACGGATGCTCGCATACTCAAGCATCAGCCAGATCGGGTATATTATGTTCGCCGTCGGTGTCGCCAACCAGATCGCGCTCGAGGGGGGTCTCCTCCATATTCTCGGCCATGCTATGATGAAGGGATGCCTCTTCATGGTCGCCGGGCTGATCATCTACCGGATGGGGACATCGAATATGCTCGAATTGCGAGGGGTTGCCCAGACGATGCCGATCTCCTGTGCGGCGTTTGCCCTTGCAGGTGCCTCGATGATCGGGATTCCCCCAACGATTGGGTTCATGAGTAAATACTACCTTGTCCTTGGTGCTTTTGAGGCAGGCCACTGGCTCTATGCTGCAGTCCTGTTGATCGGGAGCCTCCTTGCTGTCGGGTATATCTGGCGGTTCATCGAGATAGCCTACTTTGGAGACCATCATCATCACAAAGGAGAAGAGACGGCAGGATCTGAAGGACCTGCTTCGATGATAGCCCCGATGGTCTGTCTTGCCCTCCTATGCCTCCTCCTCGGCATCTTTGTCGAGATACCAATGGAGATCATCGGCCCTGCCGCTGCGATCCTCCTTGGAGGTGCCTGA
- a CDS encoding cation:proton antiporter subunit C, with protein sequence MIEVAYDLFTSRYNYWMAIILMLIGLYALIAKQNLVKKIIGLNIFQTAIFLFYISFAEVTGGTAPIYLPEGPDALYVNPLPHVLILTAIVVGVSITAVALSLIVRIYEEYGVIDEDELMKAVRER encoded by the coding sequence GTGATCGAAGTCGCCTATGACCTCTTCACCTCACGGTACAACTACTGGATGGCAATTATCCTGATGCTCATCGGGCTCTATGCGCTGATAGCAAAGCAGAACCTGGTCAAGAAGATCATCGGGCTGAATATCTTTCAGACGGCAATATTCCTCTTCTACATCTCTTTTGCAGAGGTGACCGGAGGAACTGCGCCGATCTATCTGCCTGAGGGGCCGGACGCACTCTATGTCAACCCGCTCCCCCATGTCCTTATCCTGACCGCCATCGTCGTCGGAGTGAGCATCACCGCCGTTGCCCTCTCCCTGATTGTACGAATTTATGAAGAGTATGGTGTCATCGATGAGGATGAGCTGATGAAGGCGGTGAGGGAGCGATGA
- the frhG gene encoding coenzyme F420 hydrogenase subunit gamma yields MAEKITVGHVHMSGCTGCLVSFADNYEGLLTILDKYADLVYCLTLADVRHIPEMDVALVEGSVCINDHLSVEEIIETRKNSKIVVALGGCACYGNITRFCRGGQMNQPQHEGFLPIGDLIDVDVYIPGCAPTPQQIRNVCVMAYLLLKGNDEQKALAGAYLTPFMNLAKAGTEACGCDIMTQVINQGLCMGCGSCAAACPVRAISMEYGKPQIERDLCIKCGACYAQCPRSFFSFDVVNQYEAIMDAIDAAMQP; encoded by the coding sequence GTGGCTGAGAAGATTACTGTAGGACACGTACACATGAGTGGATGCACCGGGTGTCTGGTGTCCTTTGCAGATAACTATGAAGGATTGTTAACAATTCTTGACAAATATGCGGACCTCGTCTATTGTCTCACATTAGCAGATGTCCGGCATATCCCTGAGATGGATGTCGCCCTTGTGGAGGGGTCGGTCTGTATTAATGACCACCTTTCAGTCGAGGAGATCATCGAGACAAGAAAGAATTCAAAGATCGTCGTAGCACTCGGCGGATGCGCCTGCTATGGCAACATCACACGATTCTGCCGTGGCGGTCAGATGAACCAGCCCCAGCATGAGGGCTTCCTGCCGATCGGCGATCTCATCGATGTCGATGTCTACATCCCCGGATGTGCACCGACACCGCAGCAGATCAGAAACGTCTGTGTCATGGCGTACCTGCTGCTGAAAGGAAACGACGAGCAGAAAGCACTTGCAGGAGCATACCTGACACCGTTCATGAACCTTGCAAAAGCAGGCACCGAAGCCTGTGGATGCGACATCATGACCCAGGTCATCAACCAGGGTCTCTGCATGGGCTGTGGCTCATGTGCAGCAGCCTGCCCGGTTCGTGCAATCAGCATGGAATACGGCAAGCCCCAGATCGAGCGCGACCTCTGCATCAAGTGCGGTGCATGCTATGCCCAGTGCCCGCGGAGCTTCTTCAGCTTCGACGTGGTCAACCAGTATGAGGCGATCATGGACGCAATAGACGCTGCTATGCAGCCCTGA
- a CDS encoding monovalent cation/H+ antiporter complex subunit F, translating to MIDIFHASAIILILTIFLCLYRVIAGPGVENRLIAVNTVGTKTIILLVIIGFIYGRPLFIDISIIYAMINFIAALAIAKYLRRGCLC from the coding sequence ATGATTGACATCTTTCATGCAAGTGCGATCATCCTCATCCTGACGATCTTTCTCTGCCTCTACCGTGTCATTGCAGGGCCAGGGGTGGAGAACCGGCTGATAGCAGTCAATACCGTCGGAACCAAGACGATCATCCTCCTTGTGATCATCGGTTTCATCTATGGACGCCCATTATTCATTGATATCTCAATCATCTACGCAATGATCAACTTCATCGCAGCACTTGCCATTGCAAAGTACCTCAGGAGAGGATGCCTGTGTTGA
- a CDS encoding DUF2124 family protein, producing the protein MSTVSTLTGVPGMLRPFKEYLTGKKLPEGSQIVYYGCSGTCTPFIELLSYATRDLGMKNVFVPLLDEAEAHSLHAVSGIGMQVGEKIEVDPAIIVMMGGLAMPGVPVTAEEAAAVISRHGVPAAGVCFMSMFEKSGWLDQVTFELLIDATINPVTITKNV; encoded by the coding sequence ATGAGTACAGTTTCCACATTGACCGGAGTTCCGGGGATGCTCCGTCCCTTTAAGGAGTATCTTACAGGAAAAAAGCTACCGGAAGGCTCTCAGATTGTCTATTATGGGTGTTCTGGGACATGCACGCCGTTTATTGAACTTCTCTCATATGCCACGCGGGATCTCGGGATGAAAAATGTCTTTGTTCCGCTCCTCGATGAGGCAGAAGCTCACAGTCTTCACGCGGTATCCGGCATTGGGATGCAGGTTGGAGAGAAGATAGAGGTCGATCCCGCTATCATCGTCATGATGGGGGGCCTTGCCATGCCCGGTGTTCCGGTGACTGCAGAAGAGGCGGCAGCCGTTATATCCCGGCATGGTGTGCCTGCTGCCGGTGTCTGCTTCATGAGCATGTTTGAGAAGTCAGGATGGCTCGATCAGGTTACCTTTGAGCTTCTCATCGATGCCACCATTAATCCAGTAACAATTACAAAAAATGTATAG
- a CDS encoding proton-conducting transporter transmembrane domain-containing protein → MIEIPPALIYLGGLLLIPFLKGRAGSLWALTIGSLGLLAALLLPESSGGITLQILPGIETVILTVDPARHLAGVIFSLAGLMAIIYASYREPGGIQMAGILASIAAATGIVYAGDFITIFIFWELLALASLCIIWASDDIRSGGAGYRYLLFHIFGGACLLGGIVHTIITTGTAAIGPVGDGAGLILMLIGIGVNAAAIPVHTWLPDAYPAASIEGSVALCIFTTKAAVFLLAMIGGWGVTVAYIGAAMALYGAIFALLQDDIRRLLSYSVISQGGYMIAAIGAGTVAGLDAGIAHMAGDIIFKSLLFMAAGAVIYRTGRGRLSELGGMAKAMPLTALFAIIGGLGLAGVPGFSGGATKGMILEAATAVPFLTPLLLVTAVITAIYVFRFLYLIFFRAAPKESPSGDAPVPMLCAMGGAALLTVVIGVFPTILTDHLPGGTMAHPFALSHLGASLGILATAGLLILLIRPLRMPGQGWEGDIDRLYMAMGRGITWLSAEPLTHGAEGIGRGAGSLITVVQKASANPPVACRIAWKTSALPYVRAFSDPQAIQQYEESLKELRRNYQDEQTIIQGGGYGIILIAIVAFLYFLFDLIR, encoded by the coding sequence ATGATCGAGATTCCCCCTGCACTCATCTATCTTGGGGGGCTCCTTCTCATCCCGTTCCTGAAGGGGAGGGCCGGGAGCCTCTGGGCTCTCACCATCGGATCTCTTGGCCTTCTGGCTGCTCTTCTTCTTCCGGAGAGTTCGGGGGGGATCACCCTCCAGATCCTGCCGGGAATTGAGACGGTCATCCTGACGGTCGATCCGGCCCGCCATCTTGCCGGAGTTATATTCTCGCTGGCAGGGCTGATGGCGATCATCTACGCCTCATACCGGGAACCCGGCGGGATTCAGATGGCAGGAATCCTTGCATCCATTGCAGCAGCAACCGGGATCGTCTATGCCGGCGACTTCATTACTATCTTCATCTTCTGGGAACTCCTCGCCCTTGCCTCGCTCTGCATCATCTGGGCTTCGGATGATATCCGTTCCGGAGGTGCAGGGTACCGCTACCTCCTCTTCCATATCTTCGGGGGGGCATGCCTCCTCGGCGGCATTGTCCATACGATCATCACCACAGGAACCGCTGCCATCGGCCCGGTCGGTGATGGGGCGGGACTTATCCTGATGCTGATCGGGATTGGTGTCAACGCCGCCGCCATCCCGGTTCATACCTGGCTTCCTGATGCATATCCGGCGGCATCGATCGAGGGGTCCGTTGCTCTCTGTATCTTTACGACAAAGGCGGCGGTCTTCCTCCTCGCAATGATCGGTGGATGGGGGGTTACGGTTGCATACATTGGAGCTGCGATGGCACTCTATGGTGCCATCTTCGCACTTCTTCAGGATGATATCAGGCGTCTCCTCTCGTATTCGGTCATCAGCCAGGGCGGCTATATGATTGCAGCCATCGGAGCGGGGACGGTTGCGGGACTGGATGCAGGTATCGCCCATATGGCAGGTGATATCATCTTTAAATCGCTCCTCTTCATGGCTGCAGGAGCGGTTATCTATCGCACAGGACGGGGTCGTCTCTCTGAGCTTGGCGGGATGGCAAAGGCGATGCCACTGACCGCACTCTTTGCCATCATCGGAGGGCTTGGCCTGGCAGGTGTGCCGGGATTCTCCGGAGGGGCGACAAAAGGGATGATCCTCGAAGCCGCTACAGCAGTACCGTTCCTCACCCCTCTCCTCCTTGTAACGGCTGTGATAACAGCCATCTACGTCTTCCGGTTCCTCTATCTTATCTTCTTCCGGGCTGCACCCAAAGAGAGTCCATCCGGTGATGCACCAGTGCCGATGCTTTGTGCTATGGGGGGTGCGGCCCTTCTCACCGTCGTCATCGGAGTCTTCCCGACAATTCTGACGGATCACCTCCCCGGTGGAACCATGGCCCACCCGTTTGCTCTTTCGCACCTTGGTGCCTCACTCGGCATCCTCGCAACAGCCGGCCTCCTCATCCTCCTTATCCGGCCACTCCGGATGCCGGGGCAGGGATGGGAAGGAGACATCGACCGTCTCTATATGGCAATGGGACGGGGGATAACATGGCTATCTGCTGAGCCGCTCACCCATGGGGCAGAAGGGATCGGGAGGGGAGCCGGATCGCTGATCACGGTGGTACAAAAAGCATCTGCCAATCCGCCTGTTGCATGCCGGATAGCATGGAAGACCTCAGCCCTCCCATATGTCAGGGCATTCTCAGATCCTCAGGCAATACAGCAATATGAAGAATCATTGAAAGAATTGCGGAGGAACTACCAGGATGAACAGACGATCATCCAGGGCGGCGGATATGGTATCATCCTCATCGCCATCGTCGCGTTCCTGTACTTCCTCTTCGATCTCATCAGATAA
- the mnhG gene encoding monovalent cation/H(+) antiporter subunit G, whose amino-acid sequence MPVLNTIALIFIFIGLFFMVVGAVGLIRLPDFYTRAHASGKCDTLGEGMMLIGFILYEGMTLIAVKLLLLAIFIFISSPTAVHALVNAAHARGIRPWVKGEERR is encoded by the coding sequence ATGCCTGTGTTGAATACGATAGCCCTTATCTTCATCTTCATCGGCCTCTTCTTCATGGTCGTTGGTGCCGTGGGCCTGATCAGGCTCCCTGACTTCTATACCCGCGCCCATGCGAGCGGTAAATGTGATACACTCGGAGAAGGGATGATGCTGATCGGGTTCATCCTATACGAAGGGATGACGCTGATCGCGGTGAAGCTCCTGCTTCTCGCAATCTTCATCTTCATATCCTCACCAACAGCGGTGCATGCACTTGTCAATGCCGCACATGCACGCGGGATCAGACCATGGGTGAAGGGGGAGGAGCGGCGATGA
- the frhB gene encoding coenzyme F420 hydrogenase subunit beta — translation MVLGNYKQVVAARSTDPEILRGAQDGGIVTQLFAYALDAGIIDGAIVAGPSDEPFKPEPMVATTREELMASRGTRYSISPNMSLIKEVTRSYGLDKVGVVGTPCQMQALRKGQLYPVGLRDVPDKIALAVGIFCMENFPYQGIIQLVEDHGATKLDNVRKLDIGKGKFWIYTERGATVDLPLKVTHKYEQPGCHVCLDYVANLADISTGSVGAPDGWSTIFVRSAKGDDIWAKAIAAGAFETKPIESVKPGIDLVTKLATDKITKNQKYLESRATEYGVGKALRNPYI, via the coding sequence ATGGTACTTGGTAACTACAAACAGGTCGTTGCAGCACGCAGCACAGACCCCGAGATCCTTCGTGGAGCACAGGACGGCGGTATTGTCACCCAGCTCTTTGCATACGCGCTTGATGCGGGTATCATCGACGGCGCAATCGTTGCAGGTCCAAGCGACGAACCGTTCAAGCCCGAGCCGATGGTCGCAACCACCCGTGAGGAGCTTATGGCATCCCGCGGTACCCGCTACTCGATCTCGCCGAACATGTCCCTTATCAAAGAGGTAACCCGGAGCTACGGACTCGACAAGGTCGGTGTCGTCGGAACTCCCTGCCAGATGCAGGCACTCCGGAAGGGCCAGCTCTACCCGGTCGGTCTTCGTGATGTCCCTGACAAGATCGCACTCGCAGTTGGTATCTTCTGCATGGAGAACTTCCCCTACCAGGGAATCATCCAGCTCGTCGAAGACCATGGTGCAACCAAGCTCGACAATGTCAGGAAGCTCGACATCGGAAAGGGCAAGTTCTGGATCTACACCGAGCGCGGCGCAACCGTCGATCTCCCGCTGAAGGTCACCCACAAATACGAGCAGCCAGGCTGCCACGTCTGCCTCGACTATGTCGCTAACCTTGCCGACATCTCGACGGGATCGGTCGGAGCGCCTGACGGATGGTCAACCATCTTCGTTCGATCCGCAAAGGGTGACGACATCTGGGCAAAAGCGATCGCAGCTGGTGCATTTGAGACAAAGCCGATCGAGTCCGTCAAACCCGGAATCGACCTTGTCACAAAGCTTGCAACCGACAAGATCACAAAGAACCAGAAGTACCTTGAATCCCGTGCAACCGAGTACGGTGTTGGAAAGGCACTTCGGAACCCATACATCTAA
- a CDS encoding MnhB domain-containing protein, translating into MRENVVIRTVSRLAVPFIQLFGLYVIAHGASGPGGGFQGGVAFAAAFILMIIAFGAADVRKRINNRGIMIFSIFGIALYAAVGLLSILYAGNFLQLNVIEAALGIPHLHGILIDIAEAGIGITVMAIMISIIYDMADTGGGSA; encoded by the coding sequence ATGAGGGAGAATGTCGTCATCAGGACGGTGAGCCGGCTTGCCGTCCCGTTCATCCAGCTCTTCGGCCTCTATGTCATCGCCCATGGTGCATCAGGACCGGGCGGCGGGTTTCAGGGCGGAGTCGCCTTTGCCGCAGCCTTCATCCTGATGATCATCGCATTCGGTGCTGCCGATGTGAGAAAGAGGATCAATAACAGGGGAATCATGATCTTCTCGATCTTTGGAATTGCACTCTATGCTGCCGTGGGGCTTCTCTCCATCCTCTATGCAGGCAACTTCCTCCAGCTGAATGTGATCGAGGCGGCACTTGGGATACCCCACCTGCATGGAATCCTGATCGATATTGCAGAGGCAGGAATCGGAATCACCGTCATGGCGATCATGATCTCGATCATTTATGATATGGCAGATACAGGAGGTGGTTCGGCGTGA
- the mbhE gene encoding hydrogen gas-evolving membrane-bound hydrogenase subunit E, protein MKIKALVAVIFIGIILFWAVEDMPAFGDPTSPATSYTGEMYIQETQKDTGIANIVTAILVSYRGFDTLGEVVVIFTAGISVALLLRRGGRL, encoded by the coding sequence TTGAAGATAAAAGCTCTTGTCGCAGTCATCTTCATCGGCATCATCCTCTTCTGGGCGGTCGAGGATATGCCGGCATTTGGAGATCCCACCTCCCCGGCAACCAGCTATACCGGGGAGATGTACATCCAGGAGACGCAGAAAGATACCGGCATTGCCAATATCGTCACTGCGATTCTTGTCAGCTATCGTGGGTTTGATACCCTTGGAGAAGTGGTGGTCATCTTCACAGCCGGCATCTCTGTCGCCCTCCTCCTCCGTCGTGGAGGGAGATTATGA
- a CDS encoding proton-conducting transporter transmembrane domain-containing protein, with product MEDITSILPAVAILIPLLASILILITGRYENLRESVTIVAAVAMLGSVLAMLPTVLQGNRITLLIIPMVPGGDFALKVDAFGMVFALVAAVLWLINSLYAIGYMRGLKEHAQTRFFFCMAVAIAAAIGIAFSANLLTLFIFYEILTIITYPLVVHIETPEAMKAGRKYLAYLLVGGIFLLAAVVLTYMLTGATAFVPGGFLEGTGSPLVLQVLFLLFMVGFVKAAWMPLHAWLPAAMIAPTPVSAFLHAVAVVTAGVFGIVRIAGWVYGMDLMAALGLGTLLAVIASFTIIVASLFALTEDNLKRRLAYSTVSQLSYILLGVSMLSIAGMTGAMAHIPIHAFLKITLFFVAGAIIVSAGRESISDMKGLYQKMPVTVVMFSAAAIGICGLPPLAGIISKIYLAIGAVEGGVPILLIVIIASAVLNAAYFLPIIYTMIMEKPEREDALNGVSEPPLTMLVPIVLTATISLLIFFFPTMPFLDLIEIAIGEISGGMVP from the coding sequence ATGGAGGATATCACCAGCATCCTGCCGGCGGTGGCGATCTTAATTCCGCTGCTCGCCTCGATTCTGATCCTGATAACCGGACGGTACGAGAATCTCAGGGAGAGCGTCACGATCGTGGCCGCTGTCGCTATGCTCGGATCGGTCCTTGCGATGCTCCCCACCGTCCTTCAGGGGAACCGGATCACCCTCCTGATCATACCGATGGTTCCGGGCGGGGACTTCGCCCTGAAAGTTGATGCCTTCGGAATGGTCTTTGCCCTTGTTGCGGCAGTCCTCTGGCTCATAAATTCGTTGTATGCCATCGGGTATATGAGAGGGCTGAAAGAGCATGCACAGACGAGATTCTTCTTCTGCATGGCAGTTGCAATCGCTGCCGCCATCGGGATTGCATTCTCCGCAAACCTCCTGACCCTCTTCATATTCTATGAGATCCTGACGATCATCACCTATCCGCTCGTCGTCCATATCGAGACACCCGAGGCGATGAAGGCAGGCAGAAAATACCTTGCATATCTCCTTGTCGGAGGGATATTCCTCCTTGCAGCAGTCGTTCTGACGTATATGCTCACCGGAGCAACGGCATTTGTCCCTGGTGGATTCCTCGAGGGGACCGGATCTCCACTCGTCCTTCAGGTTCTCTTCCTCCTCTTCATGGTCGGGTTTGTAAAGGCAGCATGGATGCCACTCCATGCATGGCTCCCGGCGGCGATGATCGCCCCGACGCCTGTTTCAGCATTTCTCCATGCCGTCGCGGTCGTGACGGCGGGTGTCTTTGGGATTGTCAGAATCGCCGGCTGGGTCTATGGGATGGATCTGATGGCGGCACTCGGGCTTGGGACACTGCTTGCCGTGATCGCCTCCTTTACCATCATCGTCGCATCGCTCTTTGCCCTCACCGAGGATAACCTCAAACGGAGGCTTGCCTACTCGACGGTGAGCCAGCTCTCCTACATCCTCCTCGGTGTATCGATGCTCTCCATCGCCGGGATGACCGGAGCGATGGCGCATATCCCGATCCATGCGTTCCTGAAGATCACCCTCTTCTTTGTCGCAGGTGCGATCATCGTCTCTGCCGGGAGAGAGTCGATATCGGATATGAAGGGGCTTTACCAGAAGATGCCGGTGACGGTGGTTATGTTTTCTGCTGCCGCCATCGGGATCTGCGGCCTCCCCCCGCTCGCCGGGATCATCAGTAAGATCTACCTCGCCATCGGGGCGGTCGAAGGCGGAGTGCCGATCCTGCTCATCGTGATCATCGCCAGTGCGGTCTTAAATGCCGCCTACTTCCTGCCGATCATCTACACAATGATCATGGAGAAGCCGGAGAGGGAGGATGCACTCAACGGTGTATCAGAACCTCCACTGACGATGCTCGTTCCAATAGTTCTCACCGCGACGATATCCCTGCTCATCTTCTTCTTCCCGACGATGCCGTTCCTTGATCTTATCGAGATCGCCATCGGTGAGATCAGCGGGGGAATGGTGCCATGA
- a CDS encoding Na+/H+ antiporter subunit E gives MIFWLILSGYLDLFHITAGIICCGIVTLISGDLLFRSDVKMAASARKFLRFILYIPRLMVAILYANIDVAYRILHPAMPIDPGFITVETPFTGDVTRTTFANSLTLTPGTVTIDVTGGTFLVHAIVRDVSEKELLEERDIQKNLARIFGEGS, from the coding sequence ATGATCTTCTGGCTCATCCTGTCAGGATACCTGGATCTCTTCCATATCACGGCAGGAATCATCTGCTGTGGAATCGTAACGCTCATCTCAGGAGATCTCCTCTTCAGATCCGACGTCAAAATGGCTGCATCTGCCAGGAAGTTTCTCCGATTTATCCTCTATATTCCCCGGCTGATGGTCGCAATCCTCTATGCCAATATCGATGTCGCATACCGGATCCTCCACCCCGCGATGCCGATCGATCCGGGGTTCATCACCGTGGAGACACCATTTACAGGTGACGTAACCAGAACCACATTCGCCAATTCACTGACCCTCACACCCGGAACCGTCACCATAGATGTCACGGGAGGAACATTTCTGGTACATGCCATCGTTAGGGATGTATCAGAGAAGGAGCTGCTCGAAGAGCGCGATATCCAGAAGAATCTGGCGAGGATATTTGGTGAGGGCTCATGA